The genomic interval caaaatttcaaaatcctTTTGACATCACTATAAAGACAATTTGCACcccaaaagtttttcaaaaatctcaCTTGATATTTAGTTTTCCacgtttcttttattttctcaacattttttttttatatttgcacctattttttgtcattaataaaatcttatatatgttctcacattgattttttttttttttattatctttttcataTCTCATAGGAGGCAAGCTAGAAAATATCTTAACATGCAATTAGGAGTAAAGGCAACAAATCTCACATATCTATTCCTATCTACAATATAGATCAGGCTTTACAACATTCAATCTTAAATTCAacaaaaagtttattttttttcttaatttctatcCTTATGCTTCTGCTTTTATAATGTATTTGTACAACAATGTtgactttttatatatttgattttttacttGATCAAGTCTTAAAACAAATCTTTGATAATGCACGCGAACTCATATAGAGGGAGCTAGACTACTAGAACTtacatgtttttatatttatgttggTTGGCCTCCCAACAAAAAGTTCTAGGTTCCACCCAACTTGTTAATTTAACGCTGTGAGATTCATATAATGTGTTTATTTCTTACCGAATTGTAGAAATTATCTAGTGTACATATtgggttaaaaaaattaaaagaaatctcaatttaaaatataaaagtccATCGAAGCATTAATGATTAGTATTAGATTGATATAGATTTTCAACTGATCATTTTAGAGCTCAAGTAAGAGACTTTCATTAAAATCAAAACTAGGATAAGCATCGGTCAGGTGCTGAGCTAATCTGTATGCACGTGCTAGCTCTTGTGGCAATAGTACTTGTTGAGTATTGTGGAGTCTGGTCCACACTGCCCAAGCAGAGTCTCTAGCCGCTCTAGCGAAGATAAGTCAGAGAGTTCACTCGAGATAGCTTGACAGACCGCTGGAGCAAAAGCAAGTTAGAGAGTTCGCTTGACACCGCTCGATAGACAactcgagcggagggaagttAGAAAGTTCGCTTGAAGAGCTgctcgacacatggctcgagcTATTGCGGGAAACAGATTCGCTCGATACGGGCTCGACATGCCATTCGAGCGAATATcactattttaaaaattattagggtttccgccgcatgaagtatatatatgtatttgttttgaCTTGTGACTGTACAAAGTGAATAGTAGCTGCCCCACACTATTGTGTTGTGATTCCTCATGAAATAAAAATCTTCTGCAGCTTCTGTGGATGTAGGTAATTTGCTGAATCACGTAAATTACTGTATCATGTGTGATtgcttatttttttgtgtttacttttattttattgtcatcgttttttaCAACGGTACTCTCTGTAGACGCATATGAGGATTCAGAAGGATATTGTATTTCGTCCAAAAATGCATGCGCATAATCGCTGGCCTGTTGTCACAATAATTTCCAAAAGGTATATTGCATTCTTCCAAGACCCCCACCACTTCACAGCAGGAAGAGTTTTTAACTGTAGAACGATCTCAATCTAATGAATATTATATGTAGAAtcacaaaaagataaaaatccaCAGCAATCAAAGCGCGTGGAGTTGACACAGAAATTATATCATTTAGTTGTTGACGTAATAGATTAATTAAATCCCTTTCAGTTTCTTGTCTGAACTTGAGGCCATGTCTCAAATGGGAGAAAGATATACACATAAATTATACCGGCtgacaacatatatatatatagtgtttgcactcactttatatatttatctctttcCATCTTGAAGATTTATATTTTCCGATCaaatgcaacatatatatagacctGGAGAGGAGAGCCGGGTAACGAGATTAATTCCAGGAGTGTTTATGAAGATAAATGTAGCATTGGTACTTAGACTGGGATTGAGTTCGACTACCAATTATGATTTAAGCCTAATAAGAGTTATGGGCAGGCAGTACTACTacaattttctgaaaaatgatccatgcatgcatgaatgcagGTATGTACGTAGCCGgactaatattttcatgatcTGTGTTAGCTATTAATTTAGAACAAACTttattgaatattatatatagatcaaacgTACCCATCAGCAATTTAAGCATTATTATTAATGCATGGTTATtacatcaatatataattattaatttattttcaccaGAGAATGTTTTCTCTTCCCATGCATATTAGTTAATTTAATTAGAGCTGGGCGAGGCGTTGAATATCAAATGGATAAGAATCAGTTGGAAGCAGAGCTCTGTATGCTCTTGCCGCAATAGCCGAAAATGTGGTTTCAGTTGGATGCACTTCATCCCAGAAAGCATATTGGGTCCTGTTGCTGCATGTCTTTCCAAAAGGTATGCATTGTGGCGCCGAGACCAGCTCCGACACTTGACAGCAGGCCGCATTTGAAACTGTAATGGAACCTGCATGCAGAcataaatgtattatatatatatatatatatatatatatatatacacacatatatatagagagagagagagatctagagtTAGGTGTTGaggtaatattaatattaatattgtacCTTGAATATTGCTGTCTAACGAAATTCCAGTACTGTTTATGAAGATAAAAGTAGCATTGGTTAGATTATTGTTGAGGTCGGACACCAGTGACTTAAGCCTACTATCGAAAAGCATGACTGCCTCGTTGATTTTGTCGACACATCCAGAAATGTTAGCTCCGTACATTCTCACTTCATATGGAATACAACCGAGCAGACCCAGTCCATAAACGACTACTTTCCTTGCTTCACGCTTGTGCAAAGTCTAacacatgaacatatatatatatatatatatataaaagatcatGAACACATGGACGTCAGATTTAAAAATGAGCCACAGTACGTcagatttaaaattataattttatgacatCTCTTTGTAAACCAAGCATTTTTTTTTGATCGTGTACGTATATAATATAAACGAATTACGTACCCTTAATTGCTGAGAGTGTTTCCGAAGGAGAATTTCAGCGTATTGAGAAGGGGTATAAATGCGACTAGTAGGGTAGAACTGCGGCAAGAAGTAGTTATTGATGTAGTCATTAGTGCCGATTGCAACCGAGTATATGCATTTGTTTAAGAGTTGAGTGGCGTTCTTATTTCCCAACTTATTGATAATGCGCGACACCGTTTTTTGGTGATTTATCAACTGCTCATCCATGGGTATCAGATCACCCTGCAAATATTAATGATCGATATATGAACCAATTAATTacatatagaatatatatatatatatatatatatatatatatatatagcaatactctatatatatagcaacgtgcggacatatttatatttatgcgtatgcatgcatgcagttgaaTAGTATGGATGCAATATGCCACTTTCTGTGTACCTAATTAATTACCAGTGTTTTTCCAGATTCAGTCAGAATTCCCGATCCGCCAGATGCATAATTGACACCCTCAAGTATTTTCTCCACCGATCCGACGGCAGCATTAGCGTAGGGTGGGATGGAATTTTGAGGGAAACCCAGTTTTTCCGCTGCATGTAATGAAAAAGGGTGTTCAAAAGCTTgatgtgtataatatatatatatgagtccCGCTACGGATACGAAGGATCCCCAAACTGACATGGCAATGTACccgacagtttttttttttttgcccgaGAGTTGTCCCGTTCCTTAATTTCCCACTTTCTCAGTCTCCCCAAACCCAGCCTGTTGCCGTCTGTAGTGTTTTTCCCGTTCCTTTCCACTTGATCATCGTCCCCTTCCGTCGGtcggtaagtttttttttttttttttcctttccaagtAGGTCATTCCAATACCACTTTTCCGGCAACCAAACAGATTATCATCACTTTCTCTTTTCCTTGGTCAAAATGGTATATGCTTTCTACCAAGCCAGCCGTTCCAAGGTCAGAGACAAGAACAATGATAAGATAGTTTTAAGATTACAAGTAAAGATGATTATACTAATTGGTAAAAAACTAGAAAtaacttacaaattaattaggTTTAATCTTAAGAGATAATCCAACAAGACATCTAAAAAATCATACACAAATTAATAATTGAcgtttttcaaataaattgcTGCCCATTCGTTGGAAGCGCTAAGATTTCCATCTTCTCCGATACAAAAagcagcaatttttttttccagttttggagggtgagatgaaaattttgtgttttggagggtgaaatgagaattttgtgtgttatttgaaagtttaaagtattatgttttaatattattattgttttggaatttgaaaaagttgaattgtttattatattttgtatgcgaatttgaaaaagatgtaatgatgaaatgagaggaGATAATAATTTTATGTTCTGTCTTGTACCCCAAACCAGCCCTAAAAGAGAGAAGCACAAAACTGAGATTTGGATCTCTTCCTCCCCATCAACCATTTACAATGTACAGAATGACAGAATCAACATGATATTTACAAAATCGAAAGAATGAGGGCAACCGATTTCCAAGAACCAcaagtgcaaaaaaaaaaaaaaaaaaaaaaaaaaacaaaaacaaatcaacCCATTACATATAACAATGGTCATGGAAGCCAAATTAACCTAGTAATCATTTCACTTGGATAGCTTCGAAACCCACCCTATATTAGGGGGCCGGCGGACACGCAAAGGCACCCAGGTCGGAGAGTCAACCAATGCAATGATCAAAACCCAGGTCTCATTTGAACTCCCATGTATGGCGGAGGGTTGTCGGACTGTCGATGAGGGTTGTGGCAACAAGAGTGGGTGATGGGAGACACGACTCTAAGGcttcatttggatgttgagcttagttaagataaattgagttctttataaataatagtgaattgagatggtggagtgagtttatgagacccacctaagatgagtttagatgtgtttgatgttaagatgaatttaaatgtatttatggaaagttgaaaaaggttgtgggtcctgcgtgtaaagaggtgttgagttgaaaaaagttgtgggtctcgCGTGTAAAGAGGTCTtgagttgagtgatgtttaataatttgtaaattgtGTATTTGGATGTTTGGCTAGACTTAAATTTGAACTCAActcagatgagttgagatgagtccATATTCCAAACGAGAGTACCTAAGTCTATGTTGGGGGGGCTTTAGGAAGGGAAAAGTGGAGGGATGTCGAGAaccgggaaaaaaaaattaaccgcGTTGTACAAAGTCACGATAGTTTATGGATCCTTTTTAGAATCCCTTTCATCTGTCCCTAGTATTTtcctctctctgatctctctctctctctctccatatatatatatgaataaatatagatagaagtcactaTTGAGAACATCCATTTTGCatacatgatgtggcattatgtagaccacacatctccccAAGTGAGTGTTGGGAACAATCAATTAGAAGCAGCCACGCAGTGAGTGTAAAATGTGCACTGCTATAGtggcttctctctagcattactctatatatatatatgggtaatGATAGACTTATAATTCTTTTACCACCACTTTACTAATCTcagtgtatttatt from Juglans microcarpa x Juglans regia isolate MS1-56 chromosome 4S, Jm3101_v1.0, whole genome shotgun sequence carries:
- the LOC121262998 gene encoding GDSL esterase/lipase At1g29670-like, yielding MAYWLMILLGKLLTFLLVSNFLQQHFANGEPQVPCLFIFGDSFSDNGNNNNRATLAKANYRPYGIDFPKGTTGRFTNGRNLPDFIAEKLGFPQNSIPPYANAAVGSVEKILEGVNYASGGSGILTESGKTLGDLIPMDEQLINHQKTVSRIINKLGNKNATQLLNKCIYSVAIGTNDYINNYFLPQFYPTSRIYTPSQYAEILLRKHSQQLRTLHKREARKVVVYGLGLLGCIPYEVRMYGANISGCVDKINEAVMLFDSRLKSLVSDLNNNLTNATFIFINSTGISLDSNIQGSITVSNAACCQVSELVSAPQCIPFGKTCSNRTQYAFWDEVHPTETTFSAIAARAYRALLPTDSYPFDIQRLAQL